The Acidovorax sp. RAC01 genomic sequence GCTGCCCGAAGGCCGCGCTGAGGTCGGGCACCAGCGCGCGGGCCAGGATGTCGGTGGTGCCACCGGGCGCAAACGGCACCACGATGCGCACCGGCTTGTTGGGCCAGGCGGCCTGCGCATGGGCCTTGGGCAGCACCGCAACGCCGGTGGCCAGTGCCAGGGCGGTCAGGGCTGCGGTGGAGGTGAGTGTGCGTCGGCGGATCAGGGATGTCATGCGGGTGGGTCCTTTCAGGTCAGCGATGCCACCGTTGTACGTGTGCGGGGCCACAGCAGTCAGATGGATAACCCGAAGGCTTTCATCTCGTCACACGCGTGCCTTCGCGACCGGACTTGGTGCAGTCCGGCAAGCCCATGAAAAAAGCCACCGGGGACGCCGGTGGCTTGGGTAGTCGGGGACGTCCGCAAGACGGCCTGGCGCGCAAGCGCTGGCGTTATGCCGGCGTCTGCCTGGTCCTCAGTCGGCGTACGTGCCGGCTGCCTTGATCACGGCGCCCCACTTGTCGATTTCGGCAGCCACAAACTTCTTGTGCTCAGGGCCGTCCACGCGCTTGTCGGTGATGATCACGGCGCCCAGGGCTTCCTGCTTCTTGATGAAGTCGGGGTCCTTCAGGGCCACCTTCATGGCTTCGTTGATCTTCTTTTGCACGTCAGCCGGCGTGCCCTTGGGCGCGTACAGGCCGTGCCAGATGCTCACGTTGAAGTCCTTGAGGCCCGATTCGGCCAGCGTGGGCAGGTCCTTTAGCGCGGGCGTGGTCAGGCGCTTGGGCGTGGTCACGGCGTAGGCCTTGACCTTCTTGCCTTCGATCTGCGGCGTGGTGTTGGTGGTCTGGTCGCACAGCAGGTCAATCTGGCCGCCGATCAGGTCGGTGATGGCCGGGGCGGTGCCCTTGTACGGCACGGCGGTCATGTCTACCTGCATGGCGCTCTGGAACATCAGGCCGCACAGGTGCGAGGCAGCGCCCAAGCCTGCGTTACCCAGGTTGATCTTGCCCTTGTTCTGCTGGATCCAGGCCGTCAGCTCCTTGAAGTTGTTGGCTGGCATGCTGGGGCGTGCGATCAGCGTCATGGGCACTTCGTTGATCATGCCCAGGTATTCAAAGTCGGTCGGCACGTTGAACGCCAGCTTGCGGTACAGCGCCGGCATCGTGGACATGGCGATGTGGTTGAGCAGCAGCGTGTAGCCATCGGGTGTGGCGCGGGCCACGCGGGCGGCGCCGATCGAGCTGCCGGCACCGGCGGTGTTGTCCACGACCACAGTTGC encodes the following:
- a CDS encoding tripartite tricarboxylate transporter substrate-binding protein → MKKMLKLALIAAATVAAFGAHAEDFPAKDKNITIVVPFAAGGPTDRVARDLAEALRKPLGATVVVDNTAGAGSSIGAARVARATPDGYTLLLNHIAMSTMPALYRKLAFNVPTDFEYLGMINEVPMTLIARPSMPANNFKELTAWIQQNKGKINLGNAGLGAASHLCGLMFQSAMQVDMTAVPYKGTAPAITDLIGGQIDLLCDQTTNTTPQIEGKKVKAYAVTTPKRLTTPALKDLPTLAESGLKDFNVSIWHGLYAPKGTPADVQKKINEAMKVALKDPDFIKKQEALGAVIITDKRVDGPEHKKFVAAEIDKWGAVIKAAGTYAD